In Nostoc sp. GT001, a genomic segment contains:
- a CDS encoding efflux RND transporter permease subunit, protein MNFIETAVRWRHGTFVLFCLLAMFGVFSLLKLPLELQPGGDRPEITITTTYPGAGPTEVEDLITRPIEEQMEEVLGVQEISSTSRAGRSSITLEFAQDANAKERMVDVLNRLQQVESLPPEAQESSVELVGGNSSPMMWIPFDTKEGFKPDANRYRDLAEEVVIPRLRRVEGTGQFLLVGGQEREVEVKVDPKALSDRNLGIGDVVRVLQQNNRDIRGGPLILGRREYRVRTTSRSQDLSELEGFVLRRDQSGTVYLRDVAKVQMGRKPQDGALVFNGKPGVAVGVIRQIGANVPEVAKGIRAEIAALQTEFDKQNQGIRFVYNYDESQYINQSIEFVQGNLVSGALLATIVLVLFLGSMRTVAVVAITIPITLIMVFIVMSAFGRTLNIISLAGLAFAVGMVVDNAIVVIENVFTHMQQGKSAMRAAIEGTQEVWGAMLGSTLTNVVVFVPLLMVTGEAGQLYADMAIALSASSLFSLFAALTLVPMLSGLFLKQSEAMQMMQGGEYRGGNWFERMVAKTSAVFRHFQTKLENFLVATVSWSLGRKRIGRRLIVLSIPIVLLVTSIFLLPPADYLPEGNRNLVVLRAEPLPGTSIPEAIRQSEPVQKFLRSQPEVERIMYVDRPGALRGIATILKPEFATTTGLADMVDRLRAQSSNFAGYRFIIPTRISIFRDPGKEFEVDIVGADLNQIGDLEKQITGKLRSLAGVQNVRSNFVLGAGELQVIPNRERIAEVGLSEAEIGSMVEAALGGRVASDYIDGKEELDVSVELQNTAVETPEQLRQLPLYAQGRQVQLGDVAEVRETTGADAINHVNLERSISLTVSLAPDAPLATLVERTEAEILNPLRASLPTGYRLELAGSADQLATTVGQLAAAFAFSILITYLLLVALYRSFLYPVVIMATVPMGMSGALLSLVIANMIPGMNVALDMITALGFVILTGVVVNNAILLVDRALQLQQAGEDFDASLYNATSDRLRAIFMSAGTSVLGMLPLAVLPGQGSELYQGLGIVLTGGLAFSTILTPTVVPALMGLLYDLSGRKSPRSPAAKKPDKLATN, encoded by the coding sequence ATGAACTTTATTGAAACCGCCGTTCGTTGGCGACATGGAACTTTTGTTTTGTTTTGCTTGCTGGCAATGTTTGGGGTATTCTCCTTACTAAAGTTACCCCTAGAATTGCAACCAGGAGGCGATCGCCCGGAAATTACAATTACAACTACCTATCCCGGCGCAGGGCCAACAGAAGTAGAAGACCTGATTACCCGCCCCATCGAAGAACAGATGGAAGAGGTGCTAGGTGTCCAAGAAATTAGCAGTACTTCTCGTGCTGGACGCAGCAGCATTACCTTGGAATTTGCTCAGGATGCCAACGCTAAAGAGCGGATGGTAGATGTTCTCAACCGCTTGCAGCAGGTGGAAAGCTTGCCACCAGAAGCACAGGAATCGAGTGTGGAACTGGTGGGTGGTAACAGTTCACCAATGATGTGGATTCCCTTTGATACCAAAGAAGGATTTAAACCGGATGCAAATCGTTATCGGGACTTAGCAGAAGAAGTTGTAATTCCCCGTTTGCGGCGAGTCGAGGGAACTGGACAATTTCTGTTAGTAGGTGGACAAGAACGAGAAGTCGAGGTGAAGGTTGATCCAAAAGCATTAAGCGATCGCAACCTGGGAATTGGGGATGTAGTGCGAGTCCTTCAACAAAACAACCGTGATATTCGGGGTGGGCCATTAATTCTCGGACGACGGGAATATCGAGTCCGCACAACCAGCCGATCGCAAGATTTATCAGAACTTGAAGGCTTTGTGTTGCGACGCGACCAATCGGGCACTGTTTACTTGCGAGATGTGGCAAAAGTACAGATGGGACGCAAACCCCAAGATGGGGCGTTGGTGTTCAACGGCAAACCTGGGGTAGCAGTCGGTGTAATTCGCCAAATTGGGGCGAATGTGCCAGAGGTGGCTAAAGGCATTCGGGCGGAAATTGCGGCACTCCAAACTGAGTTTGACAAGCAAAATCAAGGTATTCGCTTTGTCTACAACTATGACGAGAGTCAGTATATCAATCAATCCATCGAATTTGTCCAAGGCAACTTAGTTAGTGGGGCGCTGTTAGCAACCATTGTCTTGGTTTTGTTCCTTGGTTCCATGCGTACCGTTGCAGTGGTGGCAATTACAATTCCCATTACACTGATTATGGTGTTTATTGTCATGTCTGCATTTGGACGCACATTAAATATCATCAGTTTGGCGGGATTGGCGTTTGCAGTGGGTATGGTCGTAGATAATGCGATCGTTGTGATTGAAAATGTCTTCACCCACATGCAGCAAGGTAAAAGTGCGATGCGGGCAGCCATTGAAGGTACGCAAGAAGTTTGGGGCGCAATGCTTGGTTCCACGTTAACTAACGTAGTGGTATTTGTACCATTGTTAATGGTGACGGGTGAAGCTGGGCAACTCTATGCTGATATGGCGATCGCACTTTCTGCCTCTTCTCTATTCTCCCTGTTTGCGGCATTAACTTTAGTACCCATGCTATCGGGATTGTTCCTGAAACAATCGGAAGCCATGCAAATGATGCAGGGTGGTGAATACCGGGGCGGTAATTGGTTTGAACGGATGGTGGCTAAAACCTCTGCGGTGTTTCGTCATTTCCAAACCAAACTGGAAAACTTTCTCGTCGCTACTGTTAGTTGGTCACTGGGGCGTAAGCGTATTGGGCGCAGATTAATTGTGCTGTCGATTCCGATTGTTTTGCTCGTGACTAGTATTTTTCTTTTACCACCTGCCGATTATCTACCCGAAGGAAATCGGAACTTAGTTGTATTGCGGGCCGAACCGTTACCGGGAACCAGTATACCCGAAGCAATTCGGCAATCTGAACCTGTGCAAAAATTTCTGCGATCGCAACCAGAAGTTGAACGCATCATGTATGTTGACCGTCCAGGAGCATTACGCGGGATTGCAACTATTTTAAAACCAGAATTTGCCACCACTACCGGACTGGCTGATATGGTGGATCGGTTACGCGCCCAAAGCAGCAACTTTGCTGGATACCGTTTTATAATCCCAACCCGGATTTCTATCTTCCGCGATCCGGGTAAAGAATTTGAAGTGGATATTGTTGGGGCTGATTTAAACCAAATTGGTGACTTAGAAAAGCAAATTACCGGCAAATTGCGATCGCTTGCAGGAGTGCAGAATGTGCGCTCAAACTTCGTCTTGGGTGCAGGTGAATTGCAAGTGATTCCCAACCGCGAACGCATCGCGGAAGTAGGACTTTCGGAAGCAGAAATTGGTTCAATGGTAGAAGCAGCATTGGGTGGTCGAGTTGCTTCCGATTACATTGATGGCAAAGAAGAACTAGATGTCTCAGTGGAACTGCAAAATACTGCTGTGGAAACACCAGAACAACTGCGCCAATTGCCTCTATATGCACAAGGACGACAAGTGCAACTGGGCGATGTTGCCGAAGTCCGCGAAACAACGGGAGCCGATGCCATTAACCACGTCAATCTAGAGCGCTCAATTAGCCTCACTGTCTCCCTTGCACCCGATGCTCCCCTTGCTACCCTGGTAGAACGTACCGAAGCAGAAATTCTGAATCCTCTGCGTGCGAGTTTACCAACAGGCTATCGGCTAGAACTCGCAGGTTCAGCGGATCAGTTAGCAACAACTGTTGGTCAATTAGCTGCTGCATTTGCATTTTCGATTTTGATTACTTACTTATTACTGGTGGCATTATATCGCTCATTCCTGTACCCAGTGGTGATTATGGCAACAGTGCCGATGGGTATGAGTGGCGCACTATTGAGCCTAGTAATCGCCAACATGATTCCGGGAATGAATGTGGCATTGGATATGATTACAGCCTTGGGATTTGTGATTCTGACGGGTGTGGTTGTGAACAACGCCATTCTGTTGGTCGATCGCGCCTTGCAACTCCAGCAAGCAGGTGAAGATTTTGATGCATCCTTATATAATGCGACGAGCGATCGCTTACGTGCCATTTTCATGTCTGCTGGAACTAGTGTCTTAGGGATGTTACCGCTAGCAGTTTTACCAGGTCAAGGTTCAGAGTTATACCAAGGTTTAGGCATTGTCTTGACTGGTGGGCTGGCTTTTTCGACAATTTT
- a CDS encoding efflux RND transporter periplasmic adaptor subunit encodes MDTSETEVSKVETQSDSSVPSELAPTRSGKPWFWRLLISFLATGGIILWRMFAPGGTPPSSVAQQQGPPPKPIETISLASGSATRSVQLLGQVEATQQSTIRAQTGGIVKQISVQPGDRVKVGMAIALLDDTDQQLAISQARAQLAQQRSNLARLEVGTRPEIIAQRQAAVTSAKARELEAQDNLKRTSDLVKEGALSQRLLVEAQAQLNNIQGERLEAEAELAEAKAGPIQEEIAAQRANVEAAKATLAQAELARQRTRILASESGIVQTRHISNGDLVQSSGEIVTLVAGDRFDIFLELPEELSGKVTPGMTIDLTTRALPQWKQRATITAVVPSAETASRRQRVRVQINKPPSGLIPGMAIAGNLNMPSNRSSFVVSRDALTRRQNEWLVFAVADGKAKQIPVEMVSDMGKNVAIYHPTLRTGQRIVLRGGDGLQDGAPVKIVDPT; translated from the coding sequence ATGGATACTTCTGAAACTGAAGTTTCAAAGGTTGAAACCCAATCAGATAGTTCTGTGCCTTCTGAGTTAGCACCGACTCGCTCAGGTAAACCTTGGTTCTGGAGATTGCTGATTTCATTTTTGGCAACTGGTGGCATTATCCTCTGGCGGATGTTCGCTCCTGGTGGCACACCACCCTCTTCTGTGGCACAGCAGCAAGGGCCACCTCCAAAGCCAATTGAAACAATCTCCCTCGCAAGTGGAAGTGCTACCAGAAGTGTCCAGTTGTTGGGACAAGTAGAAGCCACTCAGCAGTCAACAATCCGCGCTCAAACTGGCGGAATTGTCAAGCAAATTTCAGTGCAACCAGGCGATCGCGTCAAAGTCGGAATGGCGATCGCTTTACTGGATGATACCGATCAGCAATTGGCAATTAGCCAAGCACGAGCGCAACTGGCACAACAACGGAGCAATCTAGCACGCTTGGAAGTTGGCACTCGTCCTGAAATCATTGCTCAACGGCAAGCGGCTGTCACATCTGCGAAGGCGCGAGAACTGGAAGCACAGGATAACCTGAAACGCACTAGCGATCTTGTTAAAGAGGGTGCTTTATCTCAAAGATTGTTAGTGGAAGCCCAAGCACAATTGAATAACATTCAAGGAGAACGGTTAGAAGCTGAGGCAGAACTTGCCGAAGCTAAAGCTGGGCCGATTCAAGAAGAAATCGCCGCCCAACGAGCAAATGTAGAAGCAGCTAAAGCCACCTTAGCTCAAGCAGAATTAGCCCGACAGCGCACGCGGATTCTGGCATCGGAATCGGGAATAGTGCAGACTCGCCACATCAGCAATGGTGATTTGGTACAAAGTTCTGGTGAAATTGTCACCTTAGTAGCAGGCGATCGCTTCGATATTTTCCTAGAGTTACCAGAAGAACTCAGTGGTAAAGTTACCCCAGGGATGACAATCGATCTGACAACTCGCGCTCTACCGCAATGGAAGCAACGCGCCACCATCACTGCTGTAGTTCCTTCTGCCGAAACTGCTTCACGTCGCCAGCGTGTGCGTGTCCAAATTAACAAACCCCCGTCAGGATTAATACCAGGAATGGCGATCGCAGGTAACTTGAATATGCCCTCGAATCGCTCCAGCTTTGTGGTATCACGAGATGCATTAACCAGAAGACAAAACGAGTGGCTAGTTTTTGCAGTTGCAGATGGCAAAGCTAAACAAATTCCAGTCGAGATGGTTTCTGACATGGGTAAAAATGTCGCAATTTATCATCCCACTTTACGCACCGGTCAACGCATTGTGTTACGTGGTGGTGATGGATTGCAAGATGGTGCGCCTGTAAAGATAGTTGATCCAACTTAA
- a CDS encoding NAD(P)H-quinone oxidoreductase subunit F — protein sequence MAQFLLETVWLVPCYALIGGLLAVPWSPGIIRKTGPRPAGYLNLVMTFLAFVHSAIALQATWNYPAQEVFIPWLSTAGLDLTIALDISSVSVGALVVITGLNLLAQIYAIGYMEMDWGWGRFYSLLGLFEAGLCALALCNNLFFSYVILEVLTLGTYLLVGLWFSQPLVVSGARDAFLTKRVGDLFLLMGVLALWPLAGTWSYPELAKWAATANVNPTTMALVSLALIAGPMGKCAQFPLHLWLDEAMEGPVPSTILRNSVVVASGAWVLIKLQPVLTISPIASSAMVAIGAVTAVGASLIAIAQIDLKRCQSYSVSAYMGLIFIAVGTQQYEAALLLVLTHAISAALLVMSTGGIIWNSITQDVTQLGGLWTRRPISAIAFIVGTLGLIGFPPLGSFWALVKLADGLWETQPWLVGVVIAVNALTAVSLTREFSLVFGGKARQMSQRSPEAHWPMILPTMILLGVSLHLPLVLQSLSLLPDWASLNKDVALLLIWSSIFGCSITGVIYLSNIPKPIRLPWQGLQDLFAYDFYTPKLYKMTIIFGVAKISQLADMIDRFVVDGIVNFVGLFSLLGGEGLKYSTSGQTQFYAFTVLLGVSFLGMWVTWPFWGMQFLNMVFQISTIG from the coding sequence ATGGCTCAGTTTCTACTAGAGACTGTTTGGCTAGTTCCGTGCTACGCCTTAATAGGTGGCTTGTTAGCCGTGCCTTGGTCGCCAGGGATCATTAGGAAAACGGGGCCAAGACCGGCGGGTTATCTAAACTTGGTGATGACATTTTTGGCGTTTGTACATAGTGCGATCGCCTTACAAGCAACTTGGAATTATCCAGCCCAAGAAGTATTTATTCCGTGGTTATCTACGGCTGGTTTAGACTTAACCATTGCTTTGGATATATCCTCGGTGAGTGTCGGCGCTTTAGTTGTGATTACTGGCTTGAATTTGCTGGCGCAGATTTATGCCATCGGCTACATGGAAATGGATTGGGGTTGGGGACGCTTCTATTCTTTATTAGGATTATTTGAAGCGGGATTATGTGCCCTTGCTTTGTGTAATAATTTGTTCTTCAGCTATGTAATTTTGGAAGTCCTAACGCTAGGAACCTATCTACTAGTTGGCTTATGGTTTAGCCAACCGTTGGTAGTCTCAGGTGCGAGAGACGCTTTCTTAACTAAGCGGGTGGGAGACTTATTCTTACTGATGGGCGTGTTGGCATTATGGCCTTTAGCTGGAACTTGGAGTTATCCAGAACTAGCTAAGTGGGCGGCTACTGCTAACGTCAACCCGACAACTATGGCACTGGTAAGTTTAGCTTTAATTGCTGGACCGATGGGTAAATGTGCCCAATTTCCCCTGCATTTATGGCTAGATGAAGCAATGGAAGGCCCTGTTCCTAGTACGATTTTGCGGAACTCGGTAGTAGTAGCTAGTGGTGCATGGGTGCTAATTAAATTGCAACCTGTGTTAACCATCTCGCCCATAGCTTCCTCGGCGATGGTTGCGATTGGTGCGGTGACAGCCGTGGGTGCTTCTTTAATTGCGATCGCTCAAATCGATCTTAAACGCTGCCAATCTTATTCTGTCAGCGCATATATGGGTTTAATATTCATCGCTGTAGGAACGCAACAATACGAAGCGGCGCTATTGTTAGTACTCACTCACGCCATATCCGCCGCCTTGTTGGTAATGAGTACTGGGGGAATTATTTGGAATAGCATTACCCAAGATGTTACCCAATTAGGCGGATTGTGGACGCGTCGCCCGATTTCGGCGATCGCTTTTATCGTTGGGACATTGGGATTAATTGGTTTTCCACCACTGGGTAGCTTTTGGGCGCTGGTGAAACTAGCAGATGGATTATGGGAAACGCAACCTTGGTTAGTGGGAGTAGTAATCGCGGTAAATGCTTTAACAGCCGTGAGTTTAACCAGAGAATTTAGTTTAGTTTTTGGCGGTAAAGCTAGACAAATGAGTCAGCGATCGCCGGAAGCTCACTGGCCGATGATTTTGCCAACAATGATTTTACTTGGTGTAAGTCTACATCTTCCTTTAGTGTTGCAAAGCTTATCACTTTTACCAGATTGGGCAAGTCTAAATAAAGATGTCGCACTGCTTTTAATTTGGTCGAGTATTTTCGGTTGCAGTATCACTGGCGTGATTTATTTAAGCAATATTCCTAAACCGATTCGCCTCCCTTGGCAAGGTTTGCAGGACTTGTTCGCATACGACTTTTACACCCCCAAACTCTATAAAATGACCATAATTTTTGGAGTTGCCAAAATTTCCCAACTTGCCGATATGATTGACCGCTTTGTAGTCGATGGCATCGTTAACTTCGTTGGTTTATTTTCGCTATTAGGTGGTGAAGGTCTTAAATACAGCACCTCTGGACAAACCCAATTTTATGCATTCACTGTTCTTTTAGGAGTGAGTTTTTTAGGAATGTGGGTAACTTGGCCATTTTGGGGAATGCAATTTTTAAATATGGTTTTTCAAATCTCGACAATTGGATAG
- a CDS encoding carbonic anhydrase → MSIQDPQINLSRRGLLKFGAGAIGTGVLTAGLGSNLLAAETKPAQDEITPDKALQELLDGNDRFVKAKRRNPNQNQSRLVEVAKGQNPFASILGCADSRVPSEIVFDQGLGDLFVCRIAGNIATTQLIGSLEFGSLVLGTKVIMVMGHERCGAVEAAIKGAQVPGRIGSLLEAIKPSVESSKEQSGDKLENACKANILAQVEKLKSSAVLSELIKAEKLKIVGGYYDLDTGKINVVS, encoded by the coding sequence ATGAGCATACAAGATCCCCAAATCAATCTTTCCAGAAGAGGTTTATTGAAGTTTGGTGCAGGTGCGATCGGTACAGGTGTATTGACAGCCGGACTTGGTTCAAACTTGCTTGCAGCCGAAACAAAACCAGCACAAGATGAGATTACCCCCGATAAGGCACTGCAAGAATTATTAGATGGAAATGACAGATTTGTTAAAGCAAAACGCCGCAATCCCAACCAAAATCAATCACGTTTAGTCGAAGTTGCCAAAGGTCAAAATCCCTTTGCTTCTATTCTAGGCTGTGCAGATTCACGAGTACCTTCAGAGATTGTTTTTGACCAAGGACTTGGAGATTTATTTGTCTGCCGTATAGCTGGTAATATTGCCACAACACAGCTAATTGGTAGTTTAGAATTTGGCAGCTTAGTATTAGGCACTAAAGTCATTATGGTCATGGGGCATGAAAGATGCGGTGCAGTAGAGGCGGCAATTAAAGGTGCTCAAGTACCAGGGCGAATTGGAAGTTTGCTTGAAGCTATTAAACCAAGTGTAGAAAGCTCAAAAGAGCAATCAGGAGATAAGCTAGAAAATGCTTGTAAAGCAAATATTTTAGCGCAAGTTGAAAAATTGAAATCATCGGCAGTTTTATCTGAGTTAATCAAAGCAGAAAAGCTGAAAATAGTCGGTGGCTATTACGATTTAGATACCGGAAAAATTAACGTAGTCAGTTAG
- a CDS encoding NADH-quinone oxidoreductase subunit M, producing MLSVLIWLPILAAALIAILPVSFPNHRIRLTALIFSGIVLFWNLFILLKFDISNPGMQFKEYLPWNETLGLSYQLGVDGLSILMLVLNSLLTWISIYSSNKETERPRLFYSMILLVSGGVAGAFLAENLLLFFLFYELELIPFYLLISIWGGTKRGYAGMKFLIYTAVSGALILATFLGMVWLSGSTNFAFDAVSTENLSTTKQILLLAGIILGFGIKIPLIPFHTWLPDAYVEASAPIAILLGGVLAKLGTYGLLRFGLGMFPHAWSIIAPTLAIWGAISAIYGAVIAIAQTDIKRMVAYSSVGHMGYILLAGAASTPLALVGAVAQMFSHGIILAILFHLVGVVEAKVGTRELDKLNGLMSPIRGLPLISALLVLSGMASAGIPGLTGFIAEFIVFQGSFSAFPIPTILCVVASGLTAVYFLILLNRTCFGRLDNLAYYPKVLWSEKIPALILAAFIIFLGVQPTWLVRWSESTTTTMVAAIPSLEKTVISEVALK from the coding sequence ATGTTAAGTGTTTTGATTTGGCTCCCGATTTTAGCCGCCGCTCTTATAGCAATATTACCCGTAAGCTTCCCTAATCATCGTATTCGTTTAACAGCATTAATTTTTTCTGGAATAGTTCTTTTTTGGAACCTGTTTATCCTGCTAAAATTTGATATTAGCAATCCAGGAATGCAATTTAAAGAGTATTTACCCTGGAATGAAACCCTTGGCTTGAGCTATCAATTAGGTGTTGATGGGCTTTCTATCTTGATGTTGGTGTTAAATAGCCTGCTCACCTGGATTTCGATTTACAGTAGCAATAAAGAAACTGAACGTCCTCGGCTGTTCTACTCGATGATTTTATTAGTTAGTGGAGGAGTCGCAGGTGCTTTTCTCGCGGAGAATTTGCTGCTATTCTTCTTATTCTACGAACTAGAATTAATCCCCTTCTATTTGCTAATTTCCATTTGGGGAGGGACAAAACGGGGTTATGCTGGGATGAAATTCCTGATTTATACTGCTGTTTCGGGAGCCTTGATTCTGGCGACATTCTTGGGTATGGTGTGGCTGAGTGGTTCTACCAATTTTGCTTTTGATGCAGTCTCTACAGAAAATCTGTCAACAACAAAGCAAATCCTTTTGCTAGCAGGAATAATATTAGGTTTTGGCATTAAAATTCCCTTAATTCCCTTCCATACTTGGCTACCCGATGCTTATGTTGAGGCTTCAGCGCCAATTGCCATTCTTCTCGGTGGCGTGTTAGCAAAGCTGGGAACTTATGGACTGCTGCGATTTGGGTTGGGTATGTTTCCCCATGCTTGGAGCATTATTGCACCGACTTTAGCAATTTGGGGAGCAATCAGCGCTATCTATGGGGCAGTAATTGCGATCGCTCAAACAGATATCAAGCGTATGGTAGCATATAGTTCCGTTGGTCACATGGGCTATATCTTGCTAGCTGGTGCTGCTAGTACTCCCTTAGCACTCGTTGGTGCAGTCGCCCAAATGTTTAGCCACGGTATCATCTTGGCAATTCTCTTCCACTTGGTGGGAGTCGTAGAAGCCAAAGTCGGTACCCGCGAGTTAGATAAACTCAACGGTTTAATGAGTCCCATACGCGGCTTACCCCTAATTAGCGCTTTACTAGTTTTAAGTGGGATGGCTAGCGCAGGTATTCCCGGTTTAACAGGATTCATCGCGGAATTTATCGTCTTTCAAGGTAGCTTCTCTGCCTTTCCCATCCCAACCATTTTGTGTGTAGTAGCTAGTGGATTAACCGCAGTTTATTTTCTCATCCTCCTGAACCGCACTTGTTTTGGCAGACTTGATAACTTAGCTTACTATCCCAAAGTTCTTTGGTCTGAGAAAATCCCAGCTTTAATTTTGGCAGCTTTCATTATCTTTTTGGGAGTGCAACCCACTTGGTTAGTGCGTTGGAGTGAATCTACAACTACAACAATGGTGGCTGCAATTCCCTCTTTGGAAAAAACCGTAATCTCTGAAGTCGCCCTGAAATAG
- a CDS encoding CO2 hydration protein: MTAIKTAIKLPPSNHEFADVIHRLEAGGAMLPDTPENLMQIIGLYKAYAVPMDFYWRDLLYIAEREFLNPLPFFKYFLPKEYLELHNHYAGDDADLRIWRGEATAHPELLAFIEKGETFKMPKLLHHLFHDRINMEFAEACMRAMLWHRGMGGQFDPYLDSDEYKANADRAIKAYFQGNPVMLGLYKLFPDMFLEQCRQMSYYANLGLFWEIMAPVFFEMSDRYDEGTISSVPEAMSFLVNGIFAIAGRPIYHHVYIRGECYEIVPKSKGFMWLYEAALPYVEAVFYRTAPFRGTKSYNAQARQVPEDQKDFHYGILYADVFPVGTAGIPPTLLMQDMLHFLPPYLIDYYSQHCRGEEDMLIQLGVSFQRSMYCVTSAVIQALRTALLYPLDDQNPKHLQANRDFFEMQLNRFTRADYNIRDAARLGSIQSQDYR; this comes from the coding sequence ATGACAGCAATTAAAACAGCAATTAAATTACCTCCTTCTAATCATGAATTTGCTGATGTAATTCACCGCTTAGAAGCTGGCGGTGCAATGTTACCCGATACTCCAGAAAATTTGATGCAAATCATCGGTTTATACAAAGCTTATGCCGTGCCGATGGATTTCTACTGGCGTGACCTACTTTATATTGCCGAACGCGAATTTTTAAACCCGTTACCGTTTTTTAAATACTTCTTACCCAAAGAGTATTTAGAACTGCATAATCATTACGCTGGCGATGATGCCGATTTACGAATTTGGCGCGGTGAAGCTACTGCACATCCAGAACTTTTGGCATTTATCGAAAAGGGTGAAACCTTCAAAATGCCGAAGTTGTTGCATCACTTGTTCCACGATCGCATTAACATGGAATTTGCGGAAGCTTGTATGCGGGCGATGCTGTGGCACAGAGGGATGGGTGGACAATTTGACCCTTACCTAGATTCAGACGAATACAAAGCCAACGCCGACAGGGCAATTAAAGCTTATTTCCAAGGAAACCCCGTCATGCTGGGGCTTTACAAGCTGTTCCCCGATATGTTTTTGGAACAGTGCCGCCAGATGTCATACTACGCTAATCTGGGCTTATTCTGGGAAATCATGGCCCCAGTATTCTTTGAAATGTCTGATCGCTATGATGAAGGTACCATTAGCAGTGTTCCAGAGGCAATGAGCTTCTTAGTTAATGGTATATTTGCGATCGCAGGTCGTCCCATTTACCATCACGTTTATATTCGTGGTGAATGCTACGAAATTGTCCCCAAATCTAAGGGTTTCATGTGGTTATACGAAGCCGCATTACCATACGTAGAAGCAGTTTTCTACCGCACTGCACCCTTCCGAGGCACAAAATCTTATAATGCTCAAGCGCGTCAAGTACCAGAAGACCAGAAAGACTTTCACTATGGTATTCTTTACGCTGATGTATTTCCAGTGGGTACTGCTGGCATTCCCCCCACATTATTAATGCAAGATATGTTGCATTTTTTGCCACCATATCTTATTGATTATTACAGCCAACATTGCCGGGGTGAAGAAGATATGTTGATTCAGTTAGGAGTGAGTTTTCAACGGTCAATGTACTGTGTCACTTCTGCGGTAATTCAAGCTTTGCGAACTGCACTTTTATATCCTTTAGATGACCAAAATCCCAAGCATTTACAAGCTAATCGAGACTTTTTTGAAATGCAGCTAAATCGCTTTACCCGTGCTGACTACAACATTCGTGATGCTGCCCGTTTAGGGAGCATTCAAAGTCAAGATTATCGATAA
- a CDS encoding sulfur transferase domain-containing protein, with amino-acid sequence MSNTKKVSDDLSAAPQLTSEELKQAAQEGFKSVLNLRSPDEAGFLSDEQQQAQAAGLQYANVPLKPSEANQEQTELAIQEIENLPKPILIHCAAGARAGGIALIANAISEGLTYEEISQKAQKLGLNLEQPHLKQFLLEKYIAKQND; translated from the coding sequence ATGAGCAACACTAAAAAAGTTAGTGACGACTTGAGCGCTGCTCCTCAACTAACTTCTGAAGAGTTAAAACAGGCAGCCCAAGAGGGATTTAAGTCAGTGCTGAACCTGCGTTCTCCCGATGAAGCAGGTTTTCTCAGTGACGAACAGCAGCAAGCTCAAGCGGCTGGACTGCAATATGCTAATGTCCCATTAAAGCCTTCAGAAGCAAATCAAGAGCAAACAGAGTTAGCAATTCAGGAGATTGAGAACTTACCCAAACCAATTTTAATTCACTGTGCTGCTGGAGCAAGGGCTGGTGGTATCGCCTTGATTGCCAATGCTATTAGTGAAGGTCTGACTTATGAGGAAATTAGTCAGAAAGCGCAAAAGCTTGGTTTAAACTTAGAACAACCGCACCTCAAGCAATTTTTACTTGAAAAGTATATTGCCAAGCAAAATGACTAA
- a CDS encoding GNAT family N-acetyltransferase, producing the protein MNYNVPPPMRINLRPATFADLDLLRHWDEQPHVVESDPNDDWGWETELDRTPEWREQLIAEIDGRPIGFIQIIDPACEDSHYWGDVPANLRAIDIWIGEESDLGKGYGTQMMQLALARCFADPQVIAVLVDPLAGNTRVHRFYERLGFQFVESRRFGDDDCFVYRINRRRIHEYSNFR; encoded by the coding sequence ATGAACTATAACGTACCACCTCCGATGAGGATAAATCTCCGCCCTGCTACCTTTGCTGATTTGGATCTGCTGCGACATTGGGATGAGCAACCTCATGTGGTAGAATCCGATCCTAACGATGACTGGGGCTGGGAGACAGAACTTGACCGCACTCCTGAATGGAGAGAGCAATTGATTGCTGAAATTGATGGTCGCCCCATCGGATTTATTCAGATCATCGATCCGGCATGTGAGGATAGTCACTACTGGGGTGATGTTCCGGCGAATCTTCGCGCAATTGATATCTGGATTGGGGAAGAGAGTGATTTGGGCAAAGGCTATGGAACCCAAATGATGCAGCTTGCACTTGCTCGATGTTTTGCTGACCCGCAAGTGATAGCTGTACTCGTCGATCCACTTGCTGGCAATACCCGCGTCCACCGCTTTTATGAACGTCTTGGTTTCCAATTTGTCGAGTCTCGACGATTTGGTGACGACGACTGCTTCGTTTATCGTATCAACCGAAGAAGAATCCATGAGTACTCAAATTTTCGTTAA